The window GTCCAGGTCTTGGGTGCTTGCCCGACGCGCTTACTGGATCGGCGTCACGGTCTCGCGGATCAGGCCGCCGCCCAGCACGCTGCCCTCGACCGAGGTGGTGCCGGTGCCGCGCATGCGTGCCTCGCAGGCGGGGCGATCGGCCGGTGGCTGCAGGGCGCAGCGGGCCAGGGCGTTCTGTTCGTAGCTGGTGGTCGGCGCGCTCGTCAGACCGCCGCGGCGGGCTTCATAGCGCGCAGCGCCCGCTTCGCGCAGGCAGGCATTGCGGTCCTGCAGTACGCCGTCGCACGTGGCGCGCTCGCGCAGGTAGCTGGAGTCGGCACCTTGCGCCGCGCCGAGGGACGGCAGCGCGAGGCTGCCGGCAGCGAGCACGAGGGCCAGGCTCGAACGAATGGTCTTGTTCATGAAGCGCTCCTTTTCAAAGCAGGGCGGCGCGGCATGCGCCGGCCGGGACAGCCAGTGTCTGCCGTCGAGGAATCAGCCGCTGTGGGACTGGGGCGGCTCGCCGCCGGCCGGCCGCGCCGCGGGTTCATGTGGGACTTGTCCGGCACGCAGGCCGGAAGCGCGCCGGCTTTCGGCCGCTCAGGCTTCGCCGATGCGCTTGGCGAGGTGAGCGAGCGCTTCCTCGACCTGGTCGACCAGGATCAGCGACAGGTCGCCCGGTTGCAGCCGCTCGAGCGCGGTGTCGATGGCGATGAACTCGCCGCGGATCTCGTCGATGGCGCGAGTGCGGGTCGCGCCCTCCAGGCCCTGGCGCAGCAGCGCCATGACCTCGCCGTCGGCTCGGCCGCGCTGCGCCGCGTCCTGGTAGAGGATCACTTCGTCGAAGGCCTGGCCCAGGATGGCGGTCTGGTCGCGGATGTCGCAGTCGCGGCGGTCGCCGGCGCCGCTGATCACCACCGAGCGCTTGTTCGCGGGCATGGTGTCGACGGCGGCCACCAGTGCGCGCATGGCGTCGGTGTTGTGGCCGTAGTCGGCGATGACGGTGGCGCCGCGGTAGTCCATGACGTTGAAGCGGCCGGGCACGCCGGCCGCGTCGTTCTTGAAGCTCGCCAGGCCGCGGCGGATGCTGTCCCAGTCGAGCCCGATGGCCCAGGCCGCGGCAACGGCAGCCATCACGTTGTCGACCTGGAAGCCGATGCTGCCGTTGCGCGTGATCTGGACGTCGCGCAGTGGAATGCGCTCGCGCCACGAACCTTCCGCCGCCACCAGCGTGTCCTGGTCGACGTAGACGGTGCGCTTGCCCTGGGCGCGGTGCGTGGCCATGACCGGGTGCTGCCGGTCGCGGGCGAAGAAGATCACGTGGCCCGGGCAACTCGCGGCCATTGCGGCGACGTTCGGGTCGGCCGCGTTCAGCACCCCATAGCCATGAGGGGCCACGTTGCGCACGACCACACGCTTGAGCACCGCCAGGTCCTCGACGGTGGTGATGTAGTTCAGGCCCAGGTGGTCGCCGCTGCCGATGTTGGTCACCACCGCCACCTGGCAGCGGTCGAAGCCGAGCCCTTCGCGCAGCACGCCGCCGCGCGCGACCTCGAACACGGCGGCATCGACGTCCGGGTGCAGCAGGACGTTGCGCGCGCTCTTGGGGCCGCTGCAGTCGCCGCTGTCGGTCTGGCGGCCGTCGACGTACACGCCGTCGGTGTTGGTCATGCCGGTGCGCAGGCCGCTGCCGGCAAGCAGGTGGTTGATCAGGCGCGCGGTGGTGGTCTTGCCGTTGGTGCCGGTCACGGCCACGACCGGGATTCGGCCATCGTCGCCGGGCGCGAAAAGCGTATCCATCACCGCCTCGCCGACCGCACGCCCACGGCCGAAAGAGGGCGAGATGTGCATGCGCAAGCCGGGCGCCGCATTGACCTCGACCACGCCGCCGTGCTGTTCCTCCAGCGGGCGCAGCACGTTCTCGCAGACCATGTCGACGCCGCAGATGTGCAGGCCGACCATCTGGGCCGCATCGACCGCGCGCGCCGCGACTTCGGGGTGCACGGTGTCGGTCACGTCGGTGGCGGTGCCGCCGGTCGACAGGTTGGCGTTGTTGCGCAGCACCACGCGCTGGCCCAGCGCCGGCACGCTCTCGGGCGTGAGGCCCTGCGCCTCGAGGCGGCCGATGGCGATGTCGTCCAGGCGGATCTTGGTCAGCGAGGTGGCATGCCCTTCGCCGCGTCGCGGATCCTGGTTGACCAGATCGACGAGTTCGCGGATGGTATGCCGGGCGTCGCCGATGACCTGCGGCGGGTCGCGGCGCGCGGCCGCAACCAGCCTGTCGCCGACCACCAGCAGGCGGAAGTCGAAGCCCGGCAGGAATTTTTCGACCATCACCTCGCCGTAGGCTGCCGCCGAGTCGTAGGCGGCGGCGAGCTGCTCGCGCGTGCCGATGTTGACGGTGACGCCCTTGCCCTGGTTGCCGTCCTGCGGCTTCACCACCACTGGCAGGCCGACCTCTTGCGCGGCGGCCCAGCCGTCGTCGACGCTCGCGACAGGGCGACCCAGCGGCACCGGCACGCCGGCGGCGTTGAGCAACTGCTTGGTGAGCTCCTTGTCCTGCGCGATCGACTCGGCCACGCCGCTGGTGCTGTCGACTTCGGCGGCCTGGATGCGGCGCTGCTTCGAGCCCCAGCCGAATTGCACCAGGCTGCCGCTGGTCAGGCGGCGGTAGGGAATGCCGCGCGCCACGGCGGCATCGACGATGGAGCCGGTGCTCGGGCCCAGGCGCTCCGATTCGTCGAGGTCGCGCAGCTCGGTGATGGCGGCGTGGGCATCGAAGGCGGCTCCGGCTTGGGCGGCAGCGATCAACTGCTCGGCGAGTTCCAGGGCGCGCCGTCCGACGGCCTCCTCGCTGTACTGGAAGGCCACCTGGTAGATGCCGTTGTCCACGGTGCGCGCGGTATGGCCGAAGTTGACGGCGCACCCGGCCTGGCATTGCAGCGCAACGGCCGCGTTCTCCAGCACGTGGGCCAGCGCCAGCGGCTGCCCGAGCACGATGGGGTGCAGCTCGCCGATGGTGGGGAAGAGGGCCCGCAGCCGGCTCTCGAACCCGGCCAGCCGTCCGACCGCGTTCTCGTCGCCGGTGCAGGTGACGACGGCCTCGATGCAGGTGTGGCGGCTCCAGAGATTGGGCCCGCGCAGCGCGCGAATGCGTTTGACGTCCATAACGATGAGGCGAAGGGGCTGTTCCAGTCCGGACGGTGCCGGATCAGGCCATTTGTTGTTCGGGCGAAAGAAGGGTCTGCGACAGCTGCAGCGAGGCGAGCGCGGCCTGCAGGTCGGCTTCGAAGGCTTCGACGCCTGCACCGATGAGGCTCAGCGGAATGCCCAGGGCCCACGCAGCGGCGACGGCGGCCAGCAGGCTTTCGAGGTCGACGCCGGCATGGGTGGCGCGCCAGATGGTGAGGCGTCCCAGTCCGGGCAGGAATGATTCGCTGCTGCCGTTGGCCAGCACCACCCGGTCTTGTCGCACCAGCACGGCCTTGCCGCCGGCCTGCTGGTGCTTGAGCAGCGCCTCGGCCTGCGGATCGGCCGAATACAGGATCACGGCGCCGTCGCACAGCGGCGCCAGGCCGGCAACGCGCATGTCCGCCGCGTTGAGCACGGCCGTGCCTTCGGGCAGGACCACGTCGACCTGGGTGCGCAGCACCTTGACCATCTGGTCGCTGTCGGCGATGTCGAACTCGGCCAGCTTCTCGGCGCCCTCGAGGTCGGTCACGATGCCGACTTCGCAGCGGTCGTAGGCCAGGCCGTCGCGCAGGATGGTGCCCGCGCCGTTCTCGATCACCACGGCCTGGACCGCGCGGTTCATCAGCAGGCGGCGGCCGGCGTCGAAGTTGGCGCTGTCGCGCGCATCGACGCGTCGGCGCTCGAGGAACAAGCCGTCGCCGCAAGCCAGGCCGGTGTGGCGGCCGCCCAGGCTCACCAGCCAGCCGACCAGGCGCGCCAGCACCGCGGTGCCGCGCGAGCCGGCCACGCCCACCACGGGGATGCGGCCGGGCGCTTCGTCGGGAAAGAGGTGGTCGCAGATCGCGCGGCCCACCGGCCGTGGCGAGCCCACGGCGGGCTTCAGGTGCATCAGCAGGCCGGGGCCTGCGTTGACCTCGACGATGGCGCCGCCCTGCGCCGCCAGGGGGCGCGCGATGTCTTGAGCCACCAGGTCGACGCCGGCGATGTCCAGGCCCACCACCCGCGCAGCCAGCACGGCGGCATGCGCGACTTCGGGATGAACCTGGTCGGTGCAGTCGATCGCCATGTTGCCGTTGCGCTGGATGGTAATGACCCGGCCGGCCGCGGGCACGGCAGCCGCGTCCAGGCCCTGGCGCTTGAGCTCGAGCTGCAGCTTGAGGTCGGTTCGGACATCCAGCACATCGAGCGGGAATTCTTCCTCGGCGCCTCGCCGCGGGTCGCTGTTGAGCTGGCTGTCGATCAGCTGGGCGACGCTGGCCTGGCCGTCGGCCGTCACGGTGATGATCTCGCCGCGGGCGGCGGCGACGACCTGGCCGCCCACCACCAGCAGACGGTGCTCATGGCCGCGGATGAAGCGCTCGACCATCACGTCGCTGCCCTCCGGCTCGGCAACGGCGAAGGCGGCTTCGACCTCCTCGCGCGTGTTCAGCTCCAGCGAGACGCCGCGGCCATGGTTGGCATCGGAAGGCTTGACCACGACCGGCAGGCCGATGTCCTCGGCGGCTTCCCAGGCCTCCTGGGCGCTGGCGACCACCTGGCCTTCGGGCACCGGCACGCCGCAGCCGGACAGCAGCGTCTTGGTGAGCTCCTTGTCGCTGGCGATGGATTCGCCGATCGCGCTGGTGTAGTCGGTTTCCGCGGTCCAGATGCGCTGCTGATTGGCGCCGTAGCCGAGCTGCACCAGGTTGCCGCTGTTCAGGCGCATGTGCGGGATGCCGCGGTCGGCGGCGGCGCTGACGATGCAGGCCGTGCTCGGGCCGAGGTAGCAGTCCTCGACCTTGGCCTTGACGGCGTCGACCGCGTGCTGCACGTCGGCAGCATCGAAGGGGGCGTCGTTGATGGTCGCCATCAGCAGGCGGTGGCCCTCGGCCAGTGCGACGCGGGCGACCTGTTCGTCGCGCGCCCGGAACACCATCCGGTAGACGCCGTGCTGCGAGGTGCTGCGGGTCTGGCCGAAGCCGGTGGGCATGCCGGCCAGGTTGAGCAGCTCGATCACCACGTGTTCGAGCACGTGGCCGGCCCAGGTGCCTTCGGTGAGGCGCTGGATGAAGCCGCCGCGCTCGCCGACACCGCAGTGGTGTTCGACAAGCGCCGGGAGCAGGCCGGTCAGGCGCTCGGTGAAGCCTTCGATCCGGTTGGAGGGGTAGTCCTCCAGCGCGCCGAGGTCGAGCCAGACTTCCAGCACGGGCCGGTAGGTCCAGAGGTTCGGACCCCGCAGGTAGTTGACACGCAGGAGGCGGATGTCGTCGAAACGGGTCATGCAAACGTTCGTTGTGCTTTGGCCGAGCACTGCGGCGCCTTCAAGCGCGCCCATGGCCATCGGTCAGAATCGGCGCCCGGCAAGCGCCATGAAGCGGCCCCCGGCGGGCCAGACACATAGAAACACAATGCAACATCACGATCCAGTCGGCACCCCGAGGGGCGAAGAGGAGGGGGCTTCAGAAGGTCTGAAAAGCCGGCTCAGAGCTGCGGAAAACGTGCTGGCGACGGTCCCGGTTGACCTCGATGGCGAACTTCGGTTTGCTTCCGGCCTGCTCGCCCTGACCGATCGGCGCCTGCTTGCCCGCGATGCGCAGGGGGTCTGGGCCGAATGGCCGCTGGCGCACCAGGGGCTCGATTTGCTGCTGGCCGACCATGCCGGCGTCGGCACCCTGGACCTCCTGGACGGGCAGAGCCGGCTGGCGCGGTGGCGTTACACCTTGGCACACCAGGGGTCTGCACTTCGCTTGCAGAAGCTCCTCGGCCAGCAGGCTGCCGGTGTCGCGCCGGCGACAGAGGCCGAGGTCGAAGACGCGCCGCTGGCCGAGCCCGAGCTGCAGACACCGCCTTCCACCTGGGTGCTGCTGCGCCTGGGCCGTTTCGCCCGGCCCTACCGCAAGCAGCTGATCGCCGGTTTCCTGCTGACCCTGGCTTCGACGGCGGCCACGCTGGTGCCGCCGTACCTGACGATCCCGCTGATGGACGACATCCTGATCCCGTTCCAGAACGGACAGCAGATCGCCGTCGAGAAGGTCGCGCTGTTCCTGAGCCTCCTGTTGCTCGCCGCGCTCACGGGCTGGGCACTGGGTTGGGCCCGGACCTACCTGCTCGCGCTGGTCTCGGAGCGGATCGGCGCCGACCTGCGCACCACCACCTACGAACACCTGCTGACCTTGCCGCTCGATTACTTTGGCGGCAAGCGCACTGGCGACCTGATGGCGCGCATCGGCTCGGAAACCGACCGCATCAACGTCTTCCTGTCGCTGCATGCGCTCGATTTCCTGACCGACGTGCTGATGATCGCGATGACCGCCGTCATTCTCGTCTCCATCAACCCGCTGCTGGCGGTCGTCACGCTGGTGCCGCTGCCCTTCATCGCGTGGATGATCCACGTAGTGCGCGACCGGCTTCGCACCGGCTTCGAGAAGATCGACCGCGTCTGGAGCGAGGTGACCAACGTGCTGGCCGACACCATCCCTGGCATCCGCGTGGTCAAGGCCTTCGCGCAGGAGAAGCGCGAGGCCGACCGCTTCCGTGCTGCCAACCTCTACAACCTGCAGGTCAACGACAAGCTCAACAAGACCTGGTCGCTGTTCACCCCCAGCGTGTCGCTGCTGACCGAGATCGGCCTGTTGGTGGTGTGGGGCTTCGGGATCTGGCAGGTTGCGCGGGGCCGCATCACGGTGGGTGTGCTGACCGCCTTCATCGCCTACATCGGGCGCTTCTACACGCGGCTCGATTCGATGAGCCGCATCGTCTCGGTCACGCAGAAGGCGGCCGCCGGCGCCAAGCGTATCTTCGACATCCTCGACCATGTGAGCAACGTGCCCGAACCGGCCGAGCCGGTGAAGATCGAGCGCGTGCAGGGGCGCATCCAGATGCGCGGCGTGGGTTTTCGCTACGGCAGCCGTGCGGTGATCCGCGACCTTGACCTCGTGATCGAGCCGGGCGAGATGATCGGCCTGGTGGGCCACAGCGGCTCCGGCAAGAGCACGCTGGTGAACCTGATCTGCCGTTTCTACGACGTGACGGACGGCGCCATCCTGGTCGACGGTACCGACATCCGGCGCTTCGCGGTGGCCGACTACCGGCGCCATGTCGGGCTGGTGCTGCAGGAGCCCTTTCTGTTCTTCGGCACCATTGCCCAGAACATCGCCTACGGCAAGCCCGAGGCGACGCGCGACGAGATCGTGGCCGCCGCGCGCGCTGCGCATGCGCACGACTTCATCCTGCGCCTCCCCCATGGCTACGACTCGCTGGTGGGCGAGCGCGGGCAGGGACTGTCGGGCGGGGAGCGCCAGCGCATCAGCATCGCGCGGGCGCTGCTGATCGATCCGCGCGTCCTGATCCTCGACGAGGCCACATCGGCGGTAGACACCGAGACCGAAAAAGAGATCCAGAAGGCCCTGGACAACCTGGTGCAGGGCCGCACCACCATTGCGATTGCGCACCGGCTCTCGACCCTGCGCAAGGCCGACCGGCTGGTCGTCATGGACCGCGGCGAGATCGTGGAGGTCGGGCCGCATGATGAGCTGATGGAAAAGGAGGGCGCCTATTGGCGGCTCTACCAGGCGCAGTTGCGACAGGCCGACGACGAGAGCCCCGGTTCCGCGGACGAACGGGCCGGCGCCACGCTGGCATTCGCAGGGCACGCGGCGCATCCGGCGGGAGACGCATGATGAGCGCGAGTTTCAAGCTGGAACGCAATGCCTTCGGCCACCTGGTGCTGATCGAGGCCGAAGGTGTCCGTCACGTGGGCGTGGTGCCGGTGCGCGCCTTTCCGTTGAGCGCGCCGGACGAGGGCCTGTCGCTGGTCGGCAGCGAAGGCCGCGAGTTGCTGTGGATCGACCGGCTCGCCGACCTGCCCGAGCCCGCCCGCGCGCTGCTCGCCGAAGACCTCGCCGCCCGCGACTTTGCGCCCACGCTGCTGAAGCTGCACAAGGTGTCGACTTTCGGCGTGCCGAGCACGTGGACCGTGAGCACCGACCGCGGCGACGTCCAGTTCGTGCTCAAGGCCGAGGAAGACATCCGCCGGCTGGATGGCGGCGCACTGCTGATCGCAAGCGCGCATGGGTTGCAGTTCCGCATTCCGGATGTGAAGGCGCTGGACCGGGCTTCGCGCAAGCTGCTGGAACGCTTCCTGTAGGCCAGGGAAGATCATGTGGGGTGAAAAATGCCCGTGAGCAGAGCTGGCGGCGTTCAATGCATCATTGAAGACGGATCGTCCAGTCAGCACGCAACTCACGCCATGCACACCACCGCACTCGTCCTCTTCTCCGGCGGCCAGGATTCCACCACCTGCCTGGCCGAGGCGCTCTGCAAATACGAGCGCGTCGAGACCATCGGCTTCGACTACGGGCAGCGCCACATCGTCGAGCTCGATGCGCGCCGTACCGTGCTCGCGCACCTTCGTGAGCGCTTCCCGTATTGGGCGCCGAGGCTGGGCGAGGACCACCTGGTGAATGTCGACGTGCTGGGCCGGATCAGCGAGTCCTCCCTGACGCAGGACATCGCCTTCGAGATGCAGGCCAGCGGCCTGCCGAACACCTTCGTGCCGGGGCGCAACCTGCTGTTCCTCACGCTGGCCGGCGCGCTGGCCTACCGGCGCGGGCTGGAGGTGATCGTCACCGGCGTCTGCGAGACCGACTTTTCGGGCTACCCCGACTGCCGCGACGACACCATGAAGGCGATGCAGCTCGCGCTGTCCCTGGGCATGGACCGGCGCTTCGTGATCGAGACGCCGCTGATGTGGATCGACAAGGCCGCGACCTGGGCTATGGCACACCGGCTGGGCGGGCGGCCGCTCGTCGACCTGATCGTCGAGGACACCCACACCTGTTACCTGGGCGACCGCGGCCAGCGCCAGGCCTGGGGCTATGGCTGCGGCCACTGCCCGGCCTGCGAGCTGCGCGCCCGAGGCTGGGAACGCTACGCCGCCTCCAGCCGGTAGCGCGCGCCCGTGCCTTCAGCTTGGGGCACCAGGGTCCAGCGCTTGTCGTGGAAGGCTGCGGCCGAGGCGCGATGCGCGATCGACACCATGGCTCCGCCTGCCGCGCGCACGCCTTCCGCCAAACGTCCGTAGAGCGTCTCCTCGGCCTGTGCATCGAGCGCGCTGGTTGCCTCGTCGGCGAACAGCCAGGCCGGTTTCTTGAGCAGCACGCGCGCGATCGCCAGCCGCTGCTGCTCGCCGCCGGAGAGCTTCTGGCTCCAGGCATCGACGTCGTCGAGCCGGGAGGCGAGCCCCGGCAGCAATGCGTCTTCCAGGGCCAGCTTCAGCTGCGCATCGCTGTAGTCACCCGCCGGCTGCGGATAGGCCAGCGCGTCGCGCAGCTTGCCGTCAGGCACATAGGGCCGCTGCGGAATGAACATGGCGTTTTCGGGCATGGACACCTTGCCGCGCGCGAACGGCCAGATGCCGGCGAAGGAACGGAACAGCGTCGACTTGCCGCTGCCCGAGGGCCCCTGCAGCAGCACGTGCTCGCCCGGCTTGACGCTGAGGGCGGTCTTCGCAAGCAGCGGCGTGCCGTTGGGCAGTGCGATGTCGAGGTCGTGGACGTTCAGCGAGCTTGCGCTGTCGCGCACCATCGCGCCATCGGGCTTCGCATGGGCGCGCATGGCGTCATCGAAGCTGGTGAGGCGGTCGGCCGTCGCGCGCCACACGGCGACACGGTCGTAGTTGTCGATGAACCAGCTCAGCTGCGTCTGCACCTTGTCGAAGGCCGTCACGATCTGCATCAGCTGGCCCAGCGGAAAGGCGCCGCCAAAGAATCGCGGCGCGGCGATGATGAAGGGGAACACCGCGGCTGCCTGGCCGAAGGAGAGCGTGAACGACACCAGGTTCTTCTGCTGCCGGATCAGCGTCAGGTAGTTGCGCAGCACGGCGCCGAAGCGCTTCTCCAGCTGTGCATGCTCGACGTGCTCGCCGCGGTCCAGCGCGATCGCCTCGCTGTACTCGCGCACCCGCACCAGGTGGTGGCGGAAATCGGCCTCGAAGCGCTGCTGCCTGAAATTGGTGCCGATCAGCGGCCGGCCGATGTAATGGGTGACGACCGTGCCGATCACGCAGTAGGCGATGGCAAGCCAGACCATCGAGCCCGCGACTTCGTAGGTGCTGCCGCCTACCTTGAAGTCGACCACGCCGCTCAGGCCCCAGAGAATGCCGATGAAGCTCACCAGCGTGACCACCGCGTTGAGCAGCCCCATCGACAGCGTGACCGTGTAGTCGGTGAACAGTTGCAGGTCTTCCTGGATGCGCTGGTCGGGGTTGTCGGGCGATTGGTTGTCGTCGCTCCCCGCGTAGCGCGCGAGCTCGAGCCGGTAAAAGGTGCGGTCGGCGATCCAGCGTGTGAGATAGCTGCGGGTCATCCACGCGCGCCAGCGGATCTGCAGCAGTTGGGTCAGGTAGAACTTGAGAATGCCGATCGTGATGGCGCCGAAGGCGATCCAGCAGAAGAAGCCCAGCTCGCGCCAGAACACGGCCTGGTCGCGATTCTCGAGCGCGTTGTAGAAACGGCCGAACCACTGGTTGTTGAGCACCGCCATGTAGACCGTGCCGAGGTTGAGCAGGATGATCGTGAGGAGCAGGCCGCGCGCCTTCCATCGGTCTTCCGAACGGAAGTAGGGCGCGGCAAGCGCCCCGATGCGGCGCAGCGTGGCGAGCATGCTCGTGGAGCGGACGGGATCGTTCATGGGCGTGGGCTCGGGTTGGCGGCTGGAAGCAGCGCCTTCGAGCCATCGTAGCGCCAGTGCCGGCCGCTCTCTTAAGCGGTTCTGAAACGCCGCGTGCCGGCCGGTCAGTGCGGATTGCTGATGCCGCTCGACACATGCCCAGCAGGGACATGGCGCGCCGCTGCGTCGACGTGGCCGGTCTGGTCGTCGAAGAAGAAGTCGGGCTCGAATTCGCGCAGGAACTCGCCCTTGGACAAGCCACCGAGGAACATGGCTTCGTCGACGCGGATGTTCCAGTCCATCAGCGTCTGGATGGCGCGCTTATGGGCTGGGGCACCGCGCGCCGTCACAAGGGCCGTACGGATCCGCATCCCGGTGCTCGAGGCCTGCTGCAGCCGGTGCAAGGCGACGAGGAAGGGCTTGAAGGGACCGGCCCCGAGCGGAACCGCGGCCTTGCTGGTCTCGTGCGCCTGGAAGGCATCCAGGCCTTCCGCCTGGAACACTCTTTCTGCCTCGTCGGAGAAGAGGACGGCGTCGCCGTCGAACGCGATGCGCACTTCGTCCGGGTGCAGGGCACTGGCCAGCGCGCCGTCGACCCGGACATGCGCGGCGGGGAAGCCTGCCGCGAGCGCCTCGCGCACATCCGATGCATTGGCAGACAGGAAGATGTCTGCATTGAGCGGCCGGAGGTAGCGGTAAGGCGGCCGACCCTGCGTGAACACACCTCGCTGCACGCGCAGTTCCGCGGCAGCGCCGGAGTTGAAGATGCGCATGCCGGAGACCGGGTCGTTGCGCGAGAGGA is drawn from Variovorax sp. PBS-H4 and contains these coding sequences:
- the cphA gene encoding cyanophycin synthetase; this translates as MDVKRIRALRGPNLWSRHTCIEAVVTCTGDENAVGRLAGFESRLRALFPTIGELHPIVLGQPLALAHVLENAAVALQCQAGCAVNFGHTARTVDNGIYQVAFQYSEEAVGRRALELAEQLIAAAQAGAAFDAHAAITELRDLDESERLGPSTGSIVDAAVARGIPYRRLTSGSLVQFGWGSKQRRIQAAEVDSTSGVAESIAQDKELTKQLLNAAGVPVPLGRPVASVDDGWAAAQEVGLPVVVKPQDGNQGKGVTVNIGTREQLAAAYDSAAAYGEVMVEKFLPGFDFRLLVVGDRLVAAARRDPPQVIGDARHTIRELVDLVNQDPRRGEGHATSLTKIRLDDIAIGRLEAQGLTPESVPALGQRVVLRNNANLSTGGTATDVTDTVHPEVAARAVDAAQMVGLHICGVDMVCENVLRPLEEQHGGVVEVNAAPGLRMHISPSFGRGRAVGEAVMDTLFAPGDDGRIPVVAVTGTNGKTTTARLINHLLAGSGLRTGMTNTDGVYVDGRQTDSGDCSGPKSARNVLLHPDVDAAVFEVARGGVLREGLGFDRCQVAVVTNIGSGDHLGLNYITTVEDLAVLKRVVVRNVAPHGYGVLNAADPNVAAMAASCPGHVIFFARDRQHPVMATHRAQGKRTVYVDQDTLVAAEGSWRERIPLRDVQITRNGSIGFQVDNVMAAVAAAWAIGLDWDSIRRGLASFKNDAAGVPGRFNVMDYRGATVIADYGHNTDAMRALVAAVDTMPANKRSVVISGAGDRRDCDIRDQTAILGQAFDEVILYQDAAQRGRADGEVMALLRQGLEGATRTRAIDEIRGEFIAIDTALERLQPGDLSLILVDQVEEALAHLAKRIGEA
- a CDS encoding cyanophycin metabolism-associated ABC transporter; the encoded protein is MQHHDPVGTPRGEEEGASEGLKSRLRAAENVLATVPVDLDGELRFASGLLALTDRRLLARDAQGVWAEWPLAHQGLDLLLADHAGVGTLDLLDGQSRLARWRYTLAHQGSALRLQKLLGQQAAGVAPATEAEVEDAPLAEPELQTPPSTWVLLRLGRFARPYRKQLIAGFLLTLASTAATLVPPYLTIPLMDDILIPFQNGQQIAVEKVALFLSLLLLAALTGWALGWARTYLLALVSERIGADLRTTTYEHLLTLPLDYFGGKRTGDLMARIGSETDRINVFLSLHALDFLTDVLMIAMTAVILVSINPLLAVVTLVPLPFIAWMIHVVRDRLRTGFEKIDRVWSEVTNVLADTIPGIRVVKAFAQEKREADRFRAANLYNLQVNDKLNKTWSLFTPSVSLLTEIGLLVVWGFGIWQVARGRITVGVLTAFIAYIGRFYTRLDSMSRIVSVTQKAAAGAKRIFDILDHVSNVPEPAEPVKIERVQGRIQMRGVGFRYGSRAVIRDLDLVIEPGEMIGLVGHSGSGKSTLVNLICRFYDVTDGAILVDGTDIRRFAVADYRRHVGLVLQEPFLFFGTIAQNIAYGKPEATRDEIVAAARAAHAHDFILRLPHGYDSLVGERGQGLSGGERQRISIARALLIDPRVLILDEATSAVDTETEKEIQKALDNLVQGRTTIAIAHRLSTLRKADRLVVMDRGEIVEVGPHDELMEKEGAYWRLYQAQLRQADDESPGSADERAGATLAFAGHAAHPAGDA
- a CDS encoding cyanophycin synthetase → MTRFDDIRLLRVNYLRGPNLWTYRPVLEVWLDLGALEDYPSNRIEGFTERLTGLLPALVEHHCGVGERGGFIQRLTEGTWAGHVLEHVVIELLNLAGMPTGFGQTRSTSQHGVYRMVFRARDEQVARVALAEGHRLLMATINDAPFDAADVQHAVDAVKAKVEDCYLGPSTACIVSAAADRGIPHMRLNSGNLVQLGYGANQQRIWTAETDYTSAIGESIASDKELTKTLLSGCGVPVPEGQVVASAQEAWEAAEDIGLPVVVKPSDANHGRGVSLELNTREEVEAAFAVAEPEGSDVMVERFIRGHEHRLLVVGGQVVAAARGEIITVTADGQASVAQLIDSQLNSDPRRGAEEEFPLDVLDVRTDLKLQLELKRQGLDAAAVPAAGRVITIQRNGNMAIDCTDQVHPEVAHAAVLAARVVGLDIAGVDLVAQDIARPLAAQGGAIVEVNAGPGLLMHLKPAVGSPRPVGRAICDHLFPDEAPGRIPVVGVAGSRGTAVLARLVGWLVSLGGRHTGLACGDGLFLERRRVDARDSANFDAGRRLLMNRAVQAVVIENGAGTILRDGLAYDRCEVGIVTDLEGAEKLAEFDIADSDQMVKVLRTQVDVVLPEGTAVLNAADMRVAGLAPLCDGAVILYSADPQAEALLKHQQAGGKAVLVRQDRVVLANGSSESFLPGLGRLTIWRATHAGVDLESLLAAVAAAWALGIPLSLIGAGVEAFEADLQAALASLQLSQTLLSPEQQMA
- a CDS encoding 5'-nucleotidase, which gives rise to MPVSLDDKLVVAISSRALFNLEEENRLFDAGDPDAYMRLQLERLDVPAAPGIAYSMIRKLLRFNDDGIQRVEVVILSRNDPVSGMRIFNSGAAAELRVQRGVFTQGRPPYRYLRPLNADIFLSANASDVREALAAGFPAAHVRVDGALASALHPDEVRIAFDGDAVLFSDEAERVFQAEGLDAFQAHETSKAAVPLGAGPFKPFLVALHRLQQASSTGMRIRTALVTARGAPAHKRAIQTLMDWNIRVDEAMFLGGLSKGEFLREFEPDFFFDDQTGHVDAAARHVPAGHVSSGISNPH
- a CDS encoding cyanophycin metabolism-associated DUF1854 family protein; the protein is MSASFKLERNAFGHLVLIEAEGVRHVGVVPVRAFPLSAPDEGLSLVGSEGRELLWIDRLADLPEPARALLAEDLAARDFAPTLLKLHKVSTFGVPSTWTVSTDRGDVQFVLKAEEDIRRLDGGALLIASAHGLQFRIPDVKALDRASRKLLERFL
- a CDS encoding ABC transporter ATP-binding protein/permease, which codes for MNDPVRSTSMLATLRRIGALAAPYFRSEDRWKARGLLLTIILLNLGTVYMAVLNNQWFGRFYNALENRDQAVFWRELGFFCWIAFGAITIGILKFYLTQLLQIRWRAWMTRSYLTRWIADRTFYRLELARYAGSDDNQSPDNPDQRIQEDLQLFTDYTVTLSMGLLNAVVTLVSFIGILWGLSGVVDFKVGGSTYEVAGSMVWLAIAYCVIGTVVTHYIGRPLIGTNFRQQRFEADFRHHLVRVREYSEAIALDRGEHVEHAQLEKRFGAVLRNYLTLIRQQKNLVSFTLSFGQAAAVFPFIIAAPRFFGGAFPLGQLMQIVTAFDKVQTQLSWFIDNYDRVAVWRATADRLTSFDDAMRAHAKPDGAMVRDSASSLNVHDLDIALPNGTPLLAKTALSVKPGEHVLLQGPSGSGKSTLFRSFAGIWPFARGKVSMPENAMFIPQRPYVPDGKLRDALAYPQPAGDYSDAQLKLALEDALLPGLASRLDDVDAWSQKLSGGEQQRLAIARVLLKKPAWLFADEATSALDAQAEETLYGRLAEGVRAAGGAMVSIAHRASAAAFHDKRWTLVPQAEGTGARYRLEAA
- the queC gene encoding 7-cyano-7-deazaguanine synthase QueC; this encodes MHTTALVLFSGGQDSTTCLAEALCKYERVETIGFDYGQRHIVELDARRTVLAHLRERFPYWAPRLGEDHLVNVDVLGRISESSLTQDIAFEMQASGLPNTFVPGRNLLFLTLAGALAYRRGLEVIVTGVCETDFSGYPDCRDDTMKAMQLALSLGMDRRFVIETPLMWIDKAATWAMAHRLGGRPLVDLIVEDTHTCYLGDRGQRQAWGYGCGHCPACELRARGWERYAASSR